The following are encoded in a window of Haliaeetus albicilla chromosome 1, bHalAlb1.1, whole genome shotgun sequence genomic DNA:
- the CNOT6L gene encoding CCR4-NOT transcription complex subunit 6-like — MPKEKYDPPDPRRIYTIMSAEEVANGKKSHWAELEISGRVRSLSTSLWSLTHLTALHLNDNNLTRIPPDIAKLHNLVYLDLSSNKLRSLPAELGNMVSLRELLLNNNLLRVLPYELGRLFQLQTLGLKGNPLSQDILSLYQDPDGTRKLLNYMLDNLAVHPEQLPPRPWITLKERDQILPSASFTVMCYNVLCDKYATRQLYGYCPSWALNWEYRKKGIMEEIVNCDADIISLQEVETEQYFTLFLPALKERGYDGFFSPKSRAKIMSEQEKKHVDGCAIFFKTEKFTLVQKHTVEFNQVAMANSEGSEAMLNRVMTKDNIGVAVVLEVHKELFGASMKSLHVDKQLLIVANAHMHWDPEYSDVKLIQTMMFVSELKNILEKASSRPGSPTADPNSIPLVLCADLNSLPDSGVVEYLSNGIVADNHKDFKELRYNECLMNFSGNGKNGASEGRITHGFQLKSAYENNLMPYTNYTFDFKGVIDYIFYSNTHMNVLGVLGPLDPQWLVDNNITGCPHPHIPSDHFSLLTQLELHPPLLPLVNGVHLPNRR, encoded by the exons atgccaaaggaaaaatatgatcCTCCAGATCCTCGCAGAATTTACACCATCATGTCAGCAGAAGAGGTAGCCAACGGGAAGAAGTCACACTGGGCTGAATTAGAGATCTCGG GTAGAGTGCGGAGCTTAAGTACATCACTTTGGTCGCTGACGCACTTGACTGCTCTGCACCTCAATGACAATAATCTTACTCGCATTCCACCTGATATTGCCAAGCTTCATAATCTGGTTTACCTGGATCTGTCATCCAACAAACTCAGAAGTTTACCAGCAGAACTAGGAAACATGGTGTCTCTCAG ggaattgcttttaaataacaATCTGTTACGGGTTTTGCCTTATGAACTTGGACGGCTCTTCCAGCTACAAACCCTAGGTTTGAAAG GCAATCCTTTATCACAAGATATTCTCAGCCTCTACCAGGATCCGGACGGAACTCGAAAGCTACTGAACTACATGCTTGACAATCTAGCAG ttcatcCAGAGCAGCTGCCTCCAAGGCCATGGATTACTTTAAAAGAACGAGACCAAATTCTGCCCTCAG cttCATTCACAGTTATGTGTTACAATGTGCTGTGTGATAAATATGCCACCCGGCAGCTCTATGGCTACTGCCCATCTTGGGCACTCAATTGGGAGTATAGAAAAAAGGGAATCATGGAAGAAATTGTCAACTGTGATGCAGATATCATTAGTCTTCAG GAAGTGGAAACAGAGCAATACTTCACCCTTTTTCTGCCAGCCTTGAAAGAACGAGGATACGATGGATTCTTTTCTCCCAAGTCACGTGCCAAAATCATGTCtgagcaggagaaaaagcatGTGGATGGCTGTGCAATAttcttcaaaactgaaaa ATTTACACTGGTGCAGAAGCATACAGTGGAGTTCAACCAGGTGGCGATGGCTAACTCTGAAGGTTCAGAAGCTATGTTAAACAGAGTGATGACGAAGGACAACATCGGAGTTGCCGTGGTGCTAGAGGTGCACAAAGAATTATTTGGAGCAA GTATGAAATCGCTTCATGTGGACAAACAGCTGCTTATTGTGGCCAATGCCCACATGCACTGGGACCCTGAATACTCTGATGTGAAACTCATTCAGACTATGATGTTTGtctcagaactgaaaaatatccTTGAGAAAGCCTCAAGCAGGCCAGGTAGCCCAACAGCAGATCCTAACTCTATCCCTCTGGTGCTGTGTGCAGATCTCAACTCACTGCCTGATTCAG GTGTAGTGGAATACTTAAGCAATGGCATAGTAGCTGACAACCACAAGGACTTCAAGGAGTTGCGTTATAACGAGTGTCTCATGAACTTCAGTGGCAATGGGAAAAACGGGGCTTCTGAAGGAAGAATTACGCATGGCTTCCAACTCAAGAGCGCCTACGAAAACAACTTGATGCCTTACACCAATTACACTTTTGATTTCAAA GGTGTGATTGACTACATTTTCTATTCCAACACTCACATGAACGTGCTTGGTGTCCTGGGGCCTTTGGACCCTCAGTGGCTGGTTGACAACAACATCACTGGGTGTCCACACCCTCACATCCCTTCAGACCACTTCTCACTGTTAACACAACTAGAACTCCATCCTCCGCTCCTGCCTCTTGTCAACGGTGTGCACTTGCCTAACAGGAGGTAG